A part of Gouania willdenowi chromosome 2, fGouWil2.1, whole genome shotgun sequence genomic DNA contains:
- the LOC114476259 gene encoding transmembrane protein FAM155A-like: MSRGAGTCWQQDDSDHSSSDGFHLWLEPPQWPPHDPQPCTESERAQRWRLSLASLLFLTVLLSDHLWFCAEAKLALARTRDRLGPAAHAQTRSAAAQHSPHRGFPHAIFIGNSSSRHLWRLHHTCSQDAACVTSADAEHLCRGLSEEPRDLPERRAATNMSDLYLSFCNSYSLLDLLQGATSPDQLNCSLAVLEDADPRRCSLCVQAYQRYDMHAQEKYEDFELLTQKYEPGPYSVRTCMEHCKTAYKPWLCAQYFPTPQQSCPRTVPCHQYCLEVQQSCPFILPDNDDLIHGGSPSFICTGLFGDHPSDSEAQCCDVRWDPKLDPPSGTTLKRTSSSCQPEGASVTSAAPRPCSGRLKICLLALVLLHTVIIISASQNSSLVGVAAFFSPEESSSNEE, translated from the exons ATGAGCCGGGGCGCTGGGACGTGTTGGCAGCAAGACGACAGCGACCACAGCAGCAGCGACGGCTTCCACCTGTGGCTGGAGCCCCCCCAGTGGCCCCCCCACGACCCCCAGCCCTGCACCGAGTCCGAGAGGGCGCAGCGATGGCGGCTGTCCCTGGcctccctcctcttcctcaccgtCCTCCTCTCTGATCACCTGTGGTTCTGCGCCGAGGCCAAACTGGCCCTGGCTCGGACCCGGGACAGGCTCGGCCCGGCCGCGCATGCGCAGACGcgctcagcagcagcacagcacaGCCCCCACAGAGGATTCCCACACGCTATTTTTATAGGAAACTCCAGCAGCAGACATTTGTGGCGCCTGCACCACACGTGCAGCCAGGACGCGGCGTGCGTCACGTCCGCGGACGCAGAGCACCTGTGCCGCGGCCTGTCGGAGGAGCCCCGGGACCTGCCGGAGCGCCGGGCGGCCACTAACATGAGCGATTTGTACCTGTCCTTTTGTAACTCCTACTCCCTGCTGGACCTGCTCCAGGGCGCCACCAGCCCGGACCAGCTCAACTGCAGCCTGGCCGTGCTGGAGGACGCGGACCCGCGCCGCTGCAGCCTGTGCGTGCAGGCCTACCAGCGCTACGACATGCACGCGCAGGAGAAGTACGAGGACTTCGAGCTGCTCACGCAGAAGTACGAGCCCGGGCCCTACTCCGTGAGGACCTGCATGGAGCACTGCAAG acgGCCTATAAGCCCTGGCTGTGTGCCCAGTacttccccaccccccagcAGTCGTGTCCCAGGACGGTACCTTGTCACCAGTACTGCCTGGAGGTCCAGCAGAGCTGTCCCTTCATCCTGCCTGACAACGATGACCTGATCCATGGAGGGAGCCCCAGCTTCATCtgcacag GGCTTTTTGGAGACCACCCGTCAGACAGCGAGGCCCAGTGCTGCGACGTGCGATGGGACCCTAAACTGGACCCGCCCTCGGGCACGACGCTGAAAAGGACTTCTTCTTCCTGCCAGCCCGAGGGGGCGTCGGTCACGTCCGCCGCCCCCAGACCGTGTAGCGGGCGTCTGAAGATCTGCCTGCTGGCCCTGGTCCTCCTACACACTGTCATCATCATCTCAGCCTCGCAGAACTCCTCCCTGGTGGGCGTGGCTGCCTTTTTCTCACCAGAGGAGAGCTCCTCCAATGAGGAGTGA
- the lig4 gene encoding DNA ligase 4 has product MEGPSTSSTSSAAADACVSAQVPFLHLCNTLEKIQRTKLRPDKSKILGDFMGAWRGFHSALHKDRPHTTDSFYPAMRLIVPQFERERMAYGIKESMLAKLYIDVLGLPKNGPEASKLLNYRAPTTSQGDAGDFAGMAYFVLKKRCTGRETLSIKEVNEFLDSVAINNASKKKDQVKKSLLLLITQSSALEQKWLIRMILKDMKLGISKETALQVLHPDAAELFNVCTDLNKVCQQLHDPSVCLSDVSIGLFSAFKPMLAAVGDVRSVEKHMGNRPFFIETKLDGERIQLHKDGDVYKYYSRNAFEYTKQFGGSPLEGSLTPHIHNVFQSHVVTCILDGEMMAYSPKDDIFMQKGSKFDIKRLMEDSELQTCFCVFDVLLLNDRKLGRETLRRRYETLQTVFTPVRGRIQMVHKAEASSMQEVVAALNDAIDSREEGIMVKDPASIYKPDKRGEGWMKIKPEYVDGLMDELDLLIVGGYWGKGRRGGMMSHFLCAVAEAPPPGGEPHVFHTLCRIGSGYTMKELHDLGLKLAKHWKVYRKSEPPHAILCATEKPEVYIEPRNSVIVQVKAAEIVSSDVYRTGCTLRFPRIERIRDDKAWHQCMTLGELEQLRGKASGKLASRHLRIDDDDDGPQKKKKKRRVPTKPRKVVDVVEHFKHQDLSTVAMEMDMFQNVEFCILNGTEDHPKSELERGVVRCGGVVVQNPGRDTYCVIAGVENMRVKNLVSSDQHDVVWASWLLQCLEQRSVVPWQPCHMIHMSPPTREQFSRAYDAYGDSFTADTDPQQLREVFARINGGSEGVSVAQVEQRYGWEELPTSMFRPFRVYMDHLADPRDASSALPASCLDIRALEFRYHGGGVEPTLEEGVSHVVVCEETRLLTLRTLRRSFKKKFKIVRDAWITDSIREGFMKDDQEYLL; this is encoded by the exons ATGGAGGGACCTTctacttcttctacttcttctgcTGCCGCTGACGCGTGCGTCTCCGCTCAGGTTCCGTTTCTGCACTTGTGCAACACGTTGGAGAAGATCCAGAGAACCAAGCTGCGTCCGGACAAGTCAAAGATCCTGGGAGACTTCATGGGGGCGTGGAGGGGTTTCCACTCTGCTCTACACAAAGACCGTCCTCACACCACCGACTCCTTCTACCCCGCCATGCGTCTCATCGTCCCTCAGTTTGAACGCGAGCGCATGGCGTACGGCATTAAGGAGAGCATGTTAGCCAAGCTCTACATCGACGTGTTGGGCCTTCCTAAGAATGGCCCCGAGGCCTCCAAGCTGCTGAACTACCGGGCCCCCACCACGTCCCAGGGAGACGCCGGGGACTTTGCCGGCATGGCGTACTTTGTCCTGAAGAAACGCTGCACAGGGCGAGAAACGCTCAGCATCAAAGAGGTCAATGAGTTCCTGGACTCGGTCGCCATTAACAACGCCAGCAAGAAAAAAGACcag GTGAAGAAGAGTCTGTTGCTGCTGATCACGCAGAGCTCCGCCCTGGAGCAGAAGTGGCTGATCAGGATGATCCTGAAGGACATGAAGCTGGGAATCAGCAAAGAGACGGCGCTGCAG GTGCTGCACCCGGACGCCGCCGAGCTGTTCAACGTGTGCACGGACCTGAACAAAGTTTGCCAGCAGCTCCACGATCCCTCAGTGTGTCTCAGCGACGTCTCCATCGGGCTGTTCTCGGCGTTCAAACCCATGCTGGCGGCCGTGGGCGACGTGCGTAGCGTGGAGAAGCACATGGGGAACCGCCCATTCTTCATCGAGACGAAGCTGGATGGCGAGCGCATCCAGTTGCACAAGGACGGCGATGTTTACAAGTACTACAGCCGCAACGCCTTCGAGTACACCAAGCAGTTTGGGGGCTCGCCGCTGGAGGGATCCCTGACGCCACACATCCACAATGTGTTCCAGAGCCACGTGGTCACCTGCATCCTGGACGGAGAGATGATGGCGTACAGCCCCAAAGACGACATCTTCATGCAGAAAGGAAGCAAGTTTGACATCAAGCGTCTGATGGAGGACTCTGAGCTGCAGACGTGCTTCTGCGTCTTTGACGTCCTGCTGCTCAACGACCGCAAGCTGGGGCGCGAGACCCTGAGGAGGCGCTACGAGACCCTGCAGACGGTCTTCACCCCCGTCAGAGGGCGCATCCAGATGGTCCACAAGGCGGAGGCCAGCAGCATGCAGGAGGTGGTGGCGGCGCTCAACGACGCCATCGACAGCAGGGAGGAGGGCATCATGGTGAAAGACCCGGCGTCCATTTACAAACCGGACAAACGCGGCGAGGGGTGGATGAAGATCAAACCCGAGTATGTTGACGGCCTCATGGACGAGTTGGACCTGCTGATTGTCGGGGGCTACTGGGGCAAAGGCAGGAGAGGGGGCATGATGTCACACTTTCTGTGTGCCGTGGctgaagctccgccccctggtGGCGAGCCCCATGTGTTCCACACGCTGTGCAGGATCGGCTCCGGCTACACCATGAAGGAGCTGCACGACTTGGGCCTGAAGCTGGCCAAACACTGGAAGGTTTACCGCAAGAGCGAACCGCCGCACGCCATCCTGTGTGCCACCGAGAAACCAGAGGTCTACATCGAACCCCGCAACTCCGTCATCGTTCAG GTGAAGGCGGCGGAGATTGTCAGCAGCGACGTGTACCGGACCGGCTGCACGCTGAGGTTCCCCAGGATCGAGAGGATCCGTGACGACAAGGCGTGGCACCAGTGCATGACGCTGGGCGAGCTGGAACAGCTCCGCGGCAAAGCTAGCGGGAAGCTAGCATCACGTCACCTACGCatcgacgacgacgacgacgggccgcagaagaagaagaagaaacgcaGGGTTCCCACCAAGCCCAGAAAGGTGGTCGACGTCGTGGAGCACTTCAAGCACCAGGATCTGTCCACGGTCGCCATGGAGATGGACATGTTCCAGAACGTGGAGTTCTGCATCCTGAATGGAACTGAGGACCACCCCAAGTCTGAGCTGGAGAGGGGCGTGGTCAG GTGTGGAGGTGTTGTGGTCCAGAACCCGGGTCGTGACACCTACTGCGTGATAGCGGGCGTGGAGAACATGCGTGTGAAGAATCTGGTGTCGTCGGACCAGCACGACGTGGTGTGGGCGTCATGGCTGCTGCAGTGCCTGGAACAGAGGAGCGTGGTCCCCTGGCAGCCGTGTCACATGATCCACATGTCTCCGCCCACCCGTGAGCAGTTCTCCCGCGCCTACGACGCCTACGGGGACAGCTTCACCGCCGACACCGACCCGCAGCAGCTCAGGGAAGTGTTCGCCAGGATCAACGGCGGGTCAGAGGGCGTGAGCGTGGCGCAGGTGGAGCAGCGCTACGGGTGGGAGGAGCTTCCCACCAGCATGTTCAGGCCCTTCAGGGTCTACATGGACCACCTCGCAGACCCCAGAGATGCCAGCAGCGCCTTACCCGCCTCCTGTCTGGACATCAGAGCGCTGGAGTTCAGGTACCACGGAGGAGGGGTGGAGCCTACGCTGGAGGAGGGCGTGTCCCACGTGGTTGTCTGTGAGGAGACACGCCTCCTCACCCTGAGGACGCTCAGACGGTCGTTCAAGAAAAAGTTCAAGATCGTCAGAGATGCCTGGATCACGGATTCCATCAGAGAAGGATTTATGAAGGATGACCAGGAATACTTgctttaa